In a single window of the Phocoena sinus isolate mPhoSin1 chromosome 7, mPhoSin1.pri, whole genome shotgun sequence genome:
- the CTDSP1 gene encoding carboxy-terminal domain RNA polymerase II polypeptide A small phosphatase 1, producing MDSSAVITQISKEEARSPLRSKGDQKSAASQKPRSRGLLHSLFCCVCRDDGEALPAHSGAPLLVEENGAVPKHTPVQYLLPEAKAQDSDKICVVIDLDETLVHSSFKPVNNADFIIPVEIDGVVHQVYVLKRPHVDEFLQRMGELFECVLFTASLAKYADPVADLLDKWGAFRARLFRESCVFHRGNYVKDLSRLGRDLRRVLILDNSPASYVFHPDNAVPVASWFDNMSDTELHDLLPFFEQLSRVDDVYSVLRQPRPGS from the exons ATGGACAGCTCGGCCGTCATTACTCAGATCAGCAAGGAGGAAGCGCGGAGCCCGCTACGGAGCAAAG GTGACCAGAAGTCTGCGGCTTCTCAGAAGCCCCGGAGTCGGGGCCTCCTCCACTCACTGTTCTGCTGTGTCTGCCGGGATGATGGGGAGGCCCTGCCTGCCCACAGTGGGGCGCCCCTGCTCGTGGAGGAGAACGGTGCTGTCCCCAAG CACACCCCAGTCCAGTACCTGCTCCCCGAGGCCAAGGCCCAGGACTCGGACAAGATCTGCGTAGTCATCGACCTGGACGAGACCCTGGTGCACAGCTCCTTCAAG CCAGTGAACAATGCCGACTTCATCATCCCTGTGGAGATTGATGGGGTGGTCCACCAG GTCTATGTGCTGAAGCGGCCCCACGTCGACGAGTTCCTGCAGCGGATGGGTGAGCTCTTCGAATGTGTGCTGTTCACCGCCAGCCTTGCCAAG TACGCAGACCCAGTAGCTGACCTGCTGGACAAGTGGGGGGCCTTCCGGGCGCGGCTGTTTCGTGAGTCATGCGTCTTCCACCGGGGGAACTACGTGAAGGACCTGAGCCGGCTGGGCCGAGACCTTCGGCGGGTGCTCATCCTGGACAACTCACCCGCCTCCTATGTCTTCCATCCAGATAACGCC GTACCGGTGGCCTCGTGGTTTGACAACATGAGTGACACAGAGCTCCACGACCTCCTGCCCTTCTTCGAGCAGCTCAGCCGTGTGGATGACGTGTACTCAGTGCTCAGGCAGCCTCGGCCCGGCAGCTAG